One region of Vigna angularis cultivar LongXiaoDou No.4 chromosome 10, ASM1680809v1, whole genome shotgun sequence genomic DNA includes:
- the LOC108335779 gene encoding delta(8)-fatty-acid desaturase 1, with the protein MEGEKKYMTSEELKGHNKEGDLWISIQGKVYNVSDWVKEHPGGDVPILNLAGQDVTDAFIAYHPGTAWSHLDRFFTGYYLSDFNVSEVSRDYRKLASEFSKMGLFDTKGHITSYTLAAVAFMFLVVLYGVLRCTSVWAHLGSGMLLGLLWMQSAYVGHDSGHYVVMTTNGYNKFAQLLSGNCLTGISIAWWKWTHNAHHIACNSLDHDPDLQHMPVFAVSSRFFNSLTSHFYGRKLEFDFFARFLICYQHFTFYPVMCVARVNLYLQTILLLFSKRKVQDRALNLMGILVFWTWFPLLVSCLPNWPERVMFVLSSFTVCSIQHIQFCLNHFAANVYVGPPNGNDWFEKQTSGTLDISCSSWMDWFFGGLQFQLEHHLFPRLPRCQLRKISPLVIDLCKKHNLPYRSLSFWEANQWTIRTLRTAALQARDLSNPAPKNLLWNAVNTHG; encoded by the coding sequence ATGGAGGGTGAGAAGAAGTACATGACCTCTGAGGAGCTGAAGGGTCACAACAAGGAGGGAGATTTGTGGATCTCCATTCAAGGTAAGGTGTACAATGTGTCTGATTGGGTTAAGGAGCACCCTGGTGGTGATGTTCCTATTTTGAACCTTGCTGGCCAGGATGTCACGGATGCATTCATAGCTTACCACCCTGGTACAGCCTGGTCACACCTTGACAGATTTTTCACTGGCTACTACCTCAGTGATTTCAATGTCTCTGAGGTGTCCAGGGACTACAGAAAGCTTGCATCTGAGTTTTCCAAAATGGGTCTCTTTGACACCAAAGGGCATATCACATCCTACACCCTTGCAGCCGTTGCTTTTATGTTCCTCGTTGTTCTATATGGTGTGTTGAGGTGCACTAGTGTGTGGGCTCATTTGGGCTCAGGCATGCTTCTGGGGCTTCTCTGGATGCAAAGTGCTTATGTTGGCCATGATTCTGGCCATTATGTGGTTATGACAACCAATGGTTACAACAAGTTTGCACAGCTCCTCTCCGGGAACTGCCTCACCGGGATAAGCATTGCTTGGTGGAAGTGGACTCACAATGCCCATCACATTGCCTGCAACAGCCTTGACCATGACCCTGATCTGCAGCACATGCCGGTTTTCGCCGTGTCCTCGCGCTTCTTCAATTCTTTAACTTCTCATTTCTATGGGAGAAAGTTGGAGTTTGATTTCTTTGCCAGGTTCTTGATCTGTTACCAGCACTTTACTTTTTACCCGGTCATGTGCGTTGCCAGGGTCAACTTGTATTTGCAGACGATTCTGCTCTTGTTTTCAAAACGTAAAGTGCAGGACAGGGCCTTGAACCTAATGGGGATCCTTGTGTTCTGGACTTGGTTCCCTCTTTTGGTGTCTTGCTTACCAAATTGGCCTGAGAGGGTTATGTTTGTTCTAAGTAGCTTTACTGTTTGTTCCATTCAGCACATTCAGTTCTGCTTGAACCACTTTGCTGCAAATGTATATGTTGGGCCACCCAATGGGAATGACTGGTTTGAGAAGCAGACAAGTGGGACATTGGACATATCTTGCTCCTCTTGGATGGATTGGTTCTTTGGTGGCCTGCAGTTTCAGCTTGAGCATCATTTATTTCCAAGGCTACCAAGGTGTCAATTGAGGAAGATTTCACCTTTGGTTATTGACCTTTGCAAGAAGCATAATTTGCCTTACAGGAGCTTGTCATTTTGGGAGGCCAATCAGTGGACAATTAGGACCCTCAGGACTGCTGCCCTGCAGGCCAGGGATTTGAGCAACCCTGCCCCAAAGAATTTGTTGTGGAATGCTGTTAATACCCATGGTTGA
- the LOC108335780 gene encoding uncharacterized protein LOC108335780 isoform X2 produces MMNSSAMMRCSNTNALFRAFRAKTRDSSLPISSMPINKGTGGKKAYDALLLDAGGTLLQLAKPVEDTYAAIGSKYGVIMDPAMIKQGFKRAFAAPWPEKLRYQGDGKPFWKLIVSEATGCGDGDYFEEVYEYYARGDAWHLPDGAHEAITLLKDAGVKMAVVSNFDNRLRKLLKDLNVLNLFDAVIISSEVGYEKPDSRIFQAALDQVNVEACKALHIGDDKKADKMGANNVGIDCWLWGIDVKTFSDIQNRILNSEA; encoded by the exons ATGATGAACAGCAGTGCTATGATGAGATGCTCCAACACCAACGCCCTTTTCAGAGCTTTCAGAGCCAAAACCCGCGATTCTTCTCTGCCAATTTCTTCAATGCCCATCAACAAAG GTACTGGTGGGAAGAAGGCATATGATGCATTGCTGTTGGACGCTGGGGGCACCCTTTTGCAATTGGCAAAGCCAGTTGAGGACACTTATGCCGCTATTGGATCCAAATATG GTGTTATTATGGATCCAGCTATGATAAAGCAAGGATTTAAGAGAGCATTTGCTGCTCCGTGGCCTGAAAAGCTACGGTACCAG GGAGACGGGAAGCCATTTTGGAAACTTATAGTTTCTGAAGCCACAGGTTGTGGAGATGGGGACTATTTTGAGGAAGTTTATGAG taCTATGCAAGAGGGGATGCGTGGCATCTTCCCGATGGAGCTCATGAAGCAATTACTCTTCTGAAGGATGCTGGAG TTAAGATGGCTGTTGTATCCAATTTTGACAACCGCTTAAGGAAGCTATTGAAGGATCTTAATGTCTTAAATCT ATTTGATGCTGTCATTATATCATCAGAGGTCGGATATGAAAAACCAGATTCGAGAATATTCCAAGCTGCTCTAG ATCAAGTAAATGTAGAGGCTTGCAAAGCCTTACACATTGGAGATGATAAAAAAGCAGATAAAATGGGGGCCAATAACGTGGGGATCGATTGCTG GTTATGGGGTATTGATGTGAAGACATTCTCCGATATACAAAATCGCATTCTCAATTCAGAGGCTTAA
- the LOC108335780 gene encoding uncharacterized protein LOC108335780 isoform X1, whose protein sequence is MMNSSAMMRCSNTNALFRAFRAKTRDSSLPISSMPINKGTGGKKAYDALLLDAGGTLLQLAKPVEDTYAAIGSKYGVIMDPAMIKQGFKRAFAAPWPEKLRYQGDGKPFWKLIVSEATGCGDGDYFEEVYEYYARGDAWHLPDGAHEAITLLKDAGVKMAVVSNFDNRLRKLLKDLNVLNLFDAVIISSEVGYEKPDSRIFQAALDQVNVEACKALHIGDDKKADKMGANNVGIDCCRLWGIDVKTFSDIQNRILNSEA, encoded by the exons ATGATGAACAGCAGTGCTATGATGAGATGCTCCAACACCAACGCCCTTTTCAGAGCTTTCAGAGCCAAAACCCGCGATTCTTCTCTGCCAATTTCTTCAATGCCCATCAACAAAG GTACTGGTGGGAAGAAGGCATATGATGCATTGCTGTTGGACGCTGGGGGCACCCTTTTGCAATTGGCAAAGCCAGTTGAGGACACTTATGCCGCTATTGGATCCAAATATG GTGTTATTATGGATCCAGCTATGATAAAGCAAGGATTTAAGAGAGCATTTGCTGCTCCGTGGCCTGAAAAGCTACGGTACCAG GGAGACGGGAAGCCATTTTGGAAACTTATAGTTTCTGAAGCCACAGGTTGTGGAGATGGGGACTATTTTGAGGAAGTTTATGAG taCTATGCAAGAGGGGATGCGTGGCATCTTCCCGATGGAGCTCATGAAGCAATTACTCTTCTGAAGGATGCTGGAG TTAAGATGGCTGTTGTATCCAATTTTGACAACCGCTTAAGGAAGCTATTGAAGGATCTTAATGTCTTAAATCT ATTTGATGCTGTCATTATATCATCAGAGGTCGGATATGAAAAACCAGATTCGAGAATATTCCAAGCTGCTCTAG ATCAAGTAAATGTAGAGGCTTGCAAAGCCTTACACATTGGAGATGATAAAAAAGCAGATAAAATGGGGGCCAATAACGTGGGGATCGATTGCTG CAGGTTATGGGGTATTGATGTGAAGACATTCTCCGATATACAAAATCGCATTCTCAATTCAGAGGCTTAA